The following coding sequences lie in one Phalacrocorax carbo chromosome 3, bPhaCar2.1, whole genome shotgun sequence genomic window:
- the IL20RA gene encoding interleukin-20 receptor subunit alpha isoform X1: MGGGRPRRGAAWLLVLPLLLPPPPAAHTGELCCSLPNPRNVHFESINMKNVLHWSAPEGTGDGVLYKVKYSVYGVGKWIRKAECRNINRTWCDLSGETSDYEEQYYASVKAFLNGMCSDWMETTRFNPLTDTKIDPPMVSVSSTEKSISIILTAPEKWKRSPEGESISLLQVYPGLQYNVSVLNKKTKKRWWFSVSNNTLVVPWLESGTAYCVSAQIYVTTPLLHSGFSKEYCVATLKDKTADETITIVFGYVLPIMLAVFFISMTCYCVHRYIHVSKQKHPTNLVWHYTDKCKERVFIPCEKIVVNLITINMDEYKPSHESNHLPEGKRPCYYTVYNGTEGKDLPSKEMLETKHLLDVSHKEILHKEDILAEGDQTGSWPSYGQTGTKNTLRQKNAGTVEYEHDVRAEDFSSGQKTEDLSLKEKTSAPGGQLGEPQIVLGDLVNKKTGQSYCPQLEVRAADPCLGPKIEELNLKMVDAAGELPGETRINLVDLDTEKSGQTSCPQLEKIAQGLTEKEGEQTILVDWDPHTGRLYIPTLSSVENQVCEGVFKCDYPDKEGILSILYEKEVSDESSEDQEMYLLQFKEQWGLHVEMED, encoded by the exons ATGGGGGGCGgccggccgcggcggggggcggcctggctgctggtgctgccgctgctcctgccgccgccccccgcagcccACACAG gagAGTTGTGTTGTTCTTTGCCTAACCCTAGGAATGTCCATTTTGAATCTATAAACATGAAGAATGTCCTTCACTGGTCAGCACCAGAAGGCACAGGAGATGGAGTACTCTACAAGGTGAAGTATTCAGT ATATGGTGTTGGCAAATGGATTAGAAAGGCAGAATGCAGGAATATCAACAGAACATGGTGTGACCTCTCTGGTGAGACCTCTGACTACGAAGAACAATACTATGCAAGCGTTAAAGCCTTCCTAAATGGGATGTGCTCTGACTGGATGGAGACCACACGATTCAACCCTCTTACAGACA CTAAAATTGATCCACCCATGGTAAGTGTATCTTCTACTGAGAAATCTATTTCAATCATTCTGACTGCCCCTGAGAAGTGGAAGAGAAGTCCTGAGGGAGAATCCATATCTCTGCTTCAAGTGTATCCTGGCCTGCAATACAACGTGTCTGTCCtcaacaaaaaaacaaagaagcGG TGGTGGTTCTCCGTCAGCAACAACACCTTGGTCGTGCCTTGGTTAGAATCTGGAACAGCTTATTGTGTCAGTGCACAGATATATGTCACCACACCACTTCTGCATAGTGGGTTCTCCAAAGAATATTGCGTTGCTACTTTGAAAG ATAAAACAGCAGATGAGACTATAACAATCGTGTTTGGATATGTTCTGCCTATCATGCTGgctgtcttttttatttcaatgacATGCTATTGTGTGCACAGGTATATTCACGTCAGCAAACAGAAACATCCAACAAACCTG gtATGGCACTACACTGACAAATGCAAGGAAAGGGTTTTCATACCATGTGAAAAAATAGTTGTCAACCTTATCACCATTAACATGGATGAGTACAAGCCGTCTCACGAGTCCAATCATCTACCAGAAGGGAAACGTCCCTGTTATTATACTGTTTACAATGGCACAGAAGGAAAGGATTTGCCTTCAAAAGAAATgctggaaacaaaacatttgcttGATGTTTCACACAAAGAGATTTTGCACAAAGAGGATATTTTAGCAGAAGGAGACCAAACTGGGAGCTGGCCATCTTATGGCCAGACTGGAACAAAGAATACTTtgagacagaaaaatgcaggGACTGTAGAGTATGAACATGATGTAAGGGCTGAAGATTTCAGTTCAggtcagaaaacagaagatctCAGTTTGAAAGAGAAGACCTCTGCCCCTGGGGGACAACTGGGTGAGCCACAGATTGTTCTGGGGGACTTGGTTAATAAGAAAACAGGACAGTCGTATTGCCCCCAGCTAGAGGTGAGGGCAGCAGACCCTTGTTTGGGTCCGAAAATAGAGGAACTTAATTTGAAGATGGTTGATGCAGCAGGTGAGTTGCCAGGTGAGACCCGTATCAACTTGGTGGACTTGGATACTGAAAAATCTGGGCAGACATCCTGTcctcagctggaaaaaatagcCCAGGGCCTCACAGAAAAAGAGGGTGAACAGACCATATTAGTAGATTGGGATCCTCACACTGGAAGACTCTATATTCCTACCTTGTCCAGTGTTGAAAATCAAGTGTGTGAAGGAGTATTTAAGTGTGATTATCCTGACAAAGAGGGAATTCTGTCCATACTGTATGAGAAAGAAGTATCTGATGAATCATCAGAGGACCAAGAGATGTACCTCCTGCAATTCAAGGAACAATGGGGACTGCATGTAGAAATGGAAGACTGA
- the IL20RA gene encoding interleukin-20 receptor subunit alpha isoform X2: protein MKNVLHWSAPEGTGDGVLYKVKYSVYGVGKWIRKAECRNINRTWCDLSGETSDYEEQYYASVKAFLNGMCSDWMETTRFNPLTDTKIDPPMVSVSSTEKSISIILTAPEKWKRSPEGESISLLQVYPGLQYNVSVLNKKTKKRWWFSVSNNTLVVPWLESGTAYCVSAQIYVTTPLLHSGFSKEYCVATLKDKTADETITIVFGYVLPIMLAVFFISMTCYCVHRYIHVSKQKHPTNLVWHYTDKCKERVFIPCEKIVVNLITINMDEYKPSHESNHLPEGKRPCYYTVYNGTEGKDLPSKEMLETKHLLDVSHKEILHKEDILAEGDQTGSWPSYGQTGTKNTLRQKNAGTVEYEHDVRAEDFSSGQKTEDLSLKEKTSAPGGQLGEPQIVLGDLVNKKTGQSYCPQLEVRAADPCLGPKIEELNLKMVDAAGELPGETRINLVDLDTEKSGQTSCPQLEKIAQGLTEKEGEQTILVDWDPHTGRLYIPTLSSVENQVCEGVFKCDYPDKEGILSILYEKEVSDESSEDQEMYLLQFKEQWGLHVEMED from the exons ATGAAGAATGTCCTTCACTGGTCAGCACCAGAAGGCACAGGAGATGGAGTACTCTACAAGGTGAAGTATTCAGT ATATGGTGTTGGCAAATGGATTAGAAAGGCAGAATGCAGGAATATCAACAGAACATGGTGTGACCTCTCTGGTGAGACCTCTGACTACGAAGAACAATACTATGCAAGCGTTAAAGCCTTCCTAAATGGGATGTGCTCTGACTGGATGGAGACCACACGATTCAACCCTCTTACAGACA CTAAAATTGATCCACCCATGGTAAGTGTATCTTCTACTGAGAAATCTATTTCAATCATTCTGACTGCCCCTGAGAAGTGGAAGAGAAGTCCTGAGGGAGAATCCATATCTCTGCTTCAAGTGTATCCTGGCCTGCAATACAACGTGTCTGTCCtcaacaaaaaaacaaagaagcGG TGGTGGTTCTCCGTCAGCAACAACACCTTGGTCGTGCCTTGGTTAGAATCTGGAACAGCTTATTGTGTCAGTGCACAGATATATGTCACCACACCACTTCTGCATAGTGGGTTCTCCAAAGAATATTGCGTTGCTACTTTGAAAG ATAAAACAGCAGATGAGACTATAACAATCGTGTTTGGATATGTTCTGCCTATCATGCTGgctgtcttttttatttcaatgacATGCTATTGTGTGCACAGGTATATTCACGTCAGCAAACAGAAACATCCAACAAACCTG gtATGGCACTACACTGACAAATGCAAGGAAAGGGTTTTCATACCATGTGAAAAAATAGTTGTCAACCTTATCACCATTAACATGGATGAGTACAAGCCGTCTCACGAGTCCAATCATCTACCAGAAGGGAAACGTCCCTGTTATTATACTGTTTACAATGGCACAGAAGGAAAGGATTTGCCTTCAAAAGAAATgctggaaacaaaacatttgcttGATGTTTCACACAAAGAGATTTTGCACAAAGAGGATATTTTAGCAGAAGGAGACCAAACTGGGAGCTGGCCATCTTATGGCCAGACTGGAACAAAGAATACTTtgagacagaaaaatgcaggGACTGTAGAGTATGAACATGATGTAAGGGCTGAAGATTTCAGTTCAggtcagaaaacagaagatctCAGTTTGAAAGAGAAGACCTCTGCCCCTGGGGGACAACTGGGTGAGCCACAGATTGTTCTGGGGGACTTGGTTAATAAGAAAACAGGACAGTCGTATTGCCCCCAGCTAGAGGTGAGGGCAGCAGACCCTTGTTTGGGTCCGAAAATAGAGGAACTTAATTTGAAGATGGTTGATGCAGCAGGTGAGTTGCCAGGTGAGACCCGTATCAACTTGGTGGACTTGGATACTGAAAAATCTGGGCAGACATCCTGTcctcagctggaaaaaatagcCCAGGGCCTCACAGAAAAAGAGGGTGAACAGACCATATTAGTAGATTGGGATCCTCACACTGGAAGACTCTATATTCCTACCTTGTCCAGTGTTGAAAATCAAGTGTGTGAAGGAGTATTTAAGTGTGATTATCCTGACAAAGAGGGAATTCTGTCCATACTGTATGAGAAAGAAGTATCTGATGAATCATCAGAGGACCAAGAGATGTACCTCCTGCAATTCAAGGAACAATGGGGACTGCATGTAGAAATGGAAGACTGA
- the IL20RA gene encoding interleukin-20 receptor subunit alpha isoform X3, whose amino-acid sequence MSFTGQHQKAQEMEYSTRYGVGKWIRKAECRNINRTWCDLSGETSDYEEQYYASVKAFLNGMCSDWMETTRFNPLTDTKIDPPMVSVSSTEKSISIILTAPEKWKRSPEGESISLLQVYPGLQYNVSVLNKKTKKRWWFSVSNNTLVVPWLESGTAYCVSAQIYVTTPLLHSGFSKEYCVATLKDKTADETITIVFGYVLPIMLAVFFISMTCYCVHRYIHVSKQKHPTNLVWHYTDKCKERVFIPCEKIVVNLITINMDEYKPSHESNHLPEGKRPCYYTVYNGTEGKDLPSKEMLETKHLLDVSHKEILHKEDILAEGDQTGSWPSYGQTGTKNTLRQKNAGTVEYEHDVRAEDFSSGQKTEDLSLKEKTSAPGGQLGEPQIVLGDLVNKKTGQSYCPQLEVRAADPCLGPKIEELNLKMVDAAGELPGETRINLVDLDTEKSGQTSCPQLEKIAQGLTEKEGEQTILVDWDPHTGRLYIPTLSSVENQVCEGVFKCDYPDKEGILSILYEKEVSDESSEDQEMYLLQFKEQWGLHVEMED is encoded by the exons ATGTCCTTCACTGGTCAGCACCAGAAGGCACAGGAGATGGAGTACTCTACAAG ATATGGTGTTGGCAAATGGATTAGAAAGGCAGAATGCAGGAATATCAACAGAACATGGTGTGACCTCTCTGGTGAGACCTCTGACTACGAAGAACAATACTATGCAAGCGTTAAAGCCTTCCTAAATGGGATGTGCTCTGACTGGATGGAGACCACACGATTCAACCCTCTTACAGACA CTAAAATTGATCCACCCATGGTAAGTGTATCTTCTACTGAGAAATCTATTTCAATCATTCTGACTGCCCCTGAGAAGTGGAAGAGAAGTCCTGAGGGAGAATCCATATCTCTGCTTCAAGTGTATCCTGGCCTGCAATACAACGTGTCTGTCCtcaacaaaaaaacaaagaagcGG TGGTGGTTCTCCGTCAGCAACAACACCTTGGTCGTGCCTTGGTTAGAATCTGGAACAGCTTATTGTGTCAGTGCACAGATATATGTCACCACACCACTTCTGCATAGTGGGTTCTCCAAAGAATATTGCGTTGCTACTTTGAAAG ATAAAACAGCAGATGAGACTATAACAATCGTGTTTGGATATGTTCTGCCTATCATGCTGgctgtcttttttatttcaatgacATGCTATTGTGTGCACAGGTATATTCACGTCAGCAAACAGAAACATCCAACAAACCTG gtATGGCACTACACTGACAAATGCAAGGAAAGGGTTTTCATACCATGTGAAAAAATAGTTGTCAACCTTATCACCATTAACATGGATGAGTACAAGCCGTCTCACGAGTCCAATCATCTACCAGAAGGGAAACGTCCCTGTTATTATACTGTTTACAATGGCACAGAAGGAAAGGATTTGCCTTCAAAAGAAATgctggaaacaaaacatttgcttGATGTTTCACACAAAGAGATTTTGCACAAAGAGGATATTTTAGCAGAAGGAGACCAAACTGGGAGCTGGCCATCTTATGGCCAGACTGGAACAAAGAATACTTtgagacagaaaaatgcaggGACTGTAGAGTATGAACATGATGTAAGGGCTGAAGATTTCAGTTCAggtcagaaaacagaagatctCAGTTTGAAAGAGAAGACCTCTGCCCCTGGGGGACAACTGGGTGAGCCACAGATTGTTCTGGGGGACTTGGTTAATAAGAAAACAGGACAGTCGTATTGCCCCCAGCTAGAGGTGAGGGCAGCAGACCCTTGTTTGGGTCCGAAAATAGAGGAACTTAATTTGAAGATGGTTGATGCAGCAGGTGAGTTGCCAGGTGAGACCCGTATCAACTTGGTGGACTTGGATACTGAAAAATCTGGGCAGACATCCTGTcctcagctggaaaaaatagcCCAGGGCCTCACAGAAAAAGAGGGTGAACAGACCATATTAGTAGATTGGGATCCTCACACTGGAAGACTCTATATTCCTACCTTGTCCAGTGTTGAAAATCAAGTGTGTGAAGGAGTATTTAAGTGTGATTATCCTGACAAAGAGGGAATTCTGTCCATACTGTATGAGAAAGAAGTATCTGATGAATCATCAGAGGACCAAGAGATGTACCTCCTGCAATTCAAGGAACAATGGGGACTGCATGTAGAAATGGAAGACTGA